A single Leptospiraceae bacterium DNA region contains:
- a CDS encoding DUF192 domain-containing protein — protein sequence MRAYVVILIFVSCSWGFSKKYEIKINEHSLLVELAVTQEQRQKGLMYRNHLHENEGMLFVFPYEDYHSFWMKNTFIPLDIGFFDKEGFLTEVQTMKPNTEKTYTPSEPIMYAVEVNSGWFAKRNLKKYSKLHLTNEVKEKIKELQKKD from the coding sequence ATGAGAGCTTATGTGGTTATATTGATTTTTGTTTCTTGTTCATGGGGGTTTTCAAAAAAATATGAAATCAAAATCAATGAACATTCTCTTTTGGTAGAATTAGCTGTAACTCAAGAACAAAGACAAAAAGGTTTGATGTATCGAAATCATTTGCACGAAAACGAAGGGATGTTGTTTGTATTTCCTTACGAAGATTATCATTCCTTTTGGATGAAAAACACTTTTATCCCTTTGGATATTGGTTTTTTCGATAAAGAAGGATTTCTTACAGAAGTTCAAACTATGAAACCCAATACAGAAAAAACCTACACTCCTTCAGAACCAATAATGTATGCTGTAGAAGTAAACTCAGGATGGTTTGCAAAACGAAACCTAAAAAAATATTCTAAATTACACCTCACCAACGAAGTAAAAGAAAAAATAAAAGAACTCCAAAAGAAAGATTAA